The nucleotide window TTTCATTTCTGGAATATTAGAGCACCTTCCTTCAATATTATCTATCGCTGCACCAACTGTTAATTCATATAAGAGATTTAAGGAAGTAGTAACTCCAAACATGCCGGGAATAGGCTCTGAAAGGCACTACATAGTGAGATTACCAAGTTATTATAAGGATACTCATCAAGTAGAGTTCAGATTAGCAGATCCACTGGCGAATCCGTACATTCTGTTAGCCAGTATGATATATGCAGGTTTAGATGGTATAGAAAGAAATCTTATGGCTAATGTAAATGAGTATTATGGCACATTGCCACAAACCCTTAAGGAATCTTTAAGTAGATTGGAAAATGATACATATATGAAGTATAATTTAGGTCAAGATTTGATTTCCATCTACATTAATATTAAAAATATAGAGATAGAAGAATACGAATCACAAATAACTGAATGGGAAAGAGACTACTATCTAAAGGCAGGATGGTAAATGCTAGGTGCTATTCTGAAAAATTTCGGTGAGGAGCTAAGTCTTGAAGACGTAAGAGAACCTTCTAACGGAATTGTTCTAAAAGTTCTAGCCACTGGACTTTGTCATGGAGACTTACATGTCATAAATGGCGATTGGAGATACGAAATTAAGGTGGAATTGCCGAAGATATTAGGGCATGAGATAGTTGGTGAAGTCGTCAAAGGTAATGGTACATTTAAAGAGGGAGATAAGGTATTAGTTTATAATAGTATTGGTTGCGGAAAATGTAAGTATTGTGCATCAAAAAAGTATCAATACTGCGAAAAAGTGAAAATTATTGGGCTTAATATTAACGGTGGTTTCGCGGAATATGTAAGTGTTCCTTCTGATAATATCCTCTTAAGAGTAGATGGTGAGCCCGTTAAACTGGCACCTCTAGCAGACGCTGGAATCACAGCTTATAGTTCAGCCAAGGGTATAACCAATGAAGATAGTGTATTGATTATAGGAACTGGGGCTGTCGCATTATTAGCA belongs to Saccharolobus solfataricus and includes:
- a CDS encoding alcohol dehydrogenase catalytic domain-containing protein gives rise to the protein MLGAILKNFGEELSLEDVREPSNGIVLKVLATGLCHGDLHVINGDWRYEIKVELPKILGHEIVGEVVKGNGTFKEGDKVLVYNSIGCGKCKYCASKKYQYCEKVKIIGLNINGGFAEYVSVPSDNILLRVDGEPVKLAPLADAGITAYSSAKGITNEDSVLIIGTGAVALLALQILKLKGARVTVIGHNKNKLEKAKELGADEVINIKYDSTIASEVKESKFDYIIDYVGSDYTLSDSMWLLNREGELRIIGEFGGTITVPEQLLVLKGLKVRGILYGSFDDLISVYKLYNEGKIRPIVNTYKLRDINKAIRDLRDGRVIGRAVIVPP